Proteins found in one Streptomyces sp. NBC_00461 genomic segment:
- a CDS encoding carbohydrate ABC transporter permease has protein sequence MLVPVVYAVVSGFKSTDELSRNPFGVPEHWLSGNYTDIIGKGDFWRLLGNSTLIAVATAVLVVAVSALAAFSFARFAFRGRELLFTFFTMGLMFPFAVAALPLFLLLRQMDLLDNPLGVILPQAAYGLPMTIIILRAFFRQIPGELEEAATLDGCSSFGFFWRVLLPMARPALGTVSVLAVVASWNNFMLPLLVFTDSKWWTLPLGVAQFQGQYSTEYARVFAYLVLAMVPALAFYSVAERQLVGGLTAGATKG, from the coding sequence ATGCTCGTACCCGTGGTGTACGCCGTCGTGTCCGGCTTCAAGTCCACCGACGAGCTCTCCCGCAACCCGTTCGGCGTGCCCGAGCACTGGCTGAGCGGCAACTACACCGACATCATCGGCAAGGGCGACTTCTGGCGGCTGCTCGGCAACAGCACGCTGATCGCCGTGGCGACGGCCGTGCTCGTGGTCGCCGTGTCCGCGCTCGCCGCCTTCTCCTTCGCCCGGTTCGCCTTCCGCGGACGGGAGTTGCTGTTCACCTTCTTCACGATGGGGCTGATGTTCCCCTTCGCGGTGGCCGCACTGCCGCTGTTCCTGCTGCTGCGCCAGATGGACCTGCTCGACAACCCGCTGGGCGTGATCCTCCCGCAGGCCGCCTACGGACTGCCGATGACGATCATCATCCTGCGGGCCTTCTTCCGGCAGATCCCGGGCGAGCTGGAGGAGGCTGCCACCCTCGACGGCTGCAGCTCCTTCGGGTTCTTCTGGCGGGTGCTGCTGCCCATGGCGCGGCCCGCGCTCGGTACGGTCTCGGTGCTGGCCGTCGTCGCCAGCTGGAACAACTTCATGCTGCCGCTGCTGGTGTTCACCGACTCCAAGTGGTGGACCCTGCCGCTCGGCGTCGCCCAGTTCCAGGGCCAGTACTCGACGGAGTACGCCCGGGTCTTCGCCTATCTCGTCCTCGCGATGGTCCCCGCCCTCGCCTTCTACTCGGTCGCCGAGCGCCAGCTCGTCGGCGGCCTCACCGCCGGCGCGACGAAGGGATGA
- a CDS encoding endo-1,4-beta-xylanase, with protein sequence MRKTTRLGLAGALAAALVVAGLATGPTAQASPKKPTLAELAQRHGRYFGSATDNPELTDTAYTGLLGSEFDMITPGNGMKWYATEPQQGVFDWTNGDEIVNLARKNHQKVRAHTLVWHSQLPSWLTGREWTADELKAVLRKHIQTEVRHYRGKVYSWDVVNEAFNEDGTYRETIWYKTLGPGYIADALRWAHQADPHARLYLNDYNIEAVGPKSDAYYQLAQDLKARKVPLDGIGFQAHLALQYGYPTTLEDNLRRFSRLGLDTALTEVDVRMLLPADDAKLATQAAWYRDLTKACLAVRRCVGITVWDYTDKYSWIPAVFPGEGAALPWDEQLRPKAAYFAIREALR encoded by the coding sequence ATGCGCAAGACCACCCGTCTCGGACTCGCCGGAGCACTCGCGGCCGCCCTGGTCGTCGCCGGCCTCGCCACCGGTCCCACGGCCCAGGCGAGCCCGAAGAAGCCGACACTCGCGGAGCTGGCCCAGCGCCACGGCCGCTACTTCGGCAGCGCCACCGACAACCCCGAACTCACCGACACCGCCTACACGGGCCTGCTCGGCAGCGAGTTCGACATGATCACGCCCGGCAACGGCATGAAGTGGTACGCCACCGAGCCCCAACAGGGCGTCTTCGACTGGACGAACGGCGACGAGATCGTCAACCTCGCCCGGAAGAACCACCAGAAGGTCCGCGCCCACACCCTGGTCTGGCACAGCCAGCTGCCCAGCTGGCTGACCGGCCGGGAGTGGACGGCGGACGAGCTGAAAGCCGTACTGAGGAAGCACATCCAGACCGAGGTACGGCACTACCGCGGCAAGGTCTACTCCTGGGACGTCGTCAACGAGGCGTTCAACGAGGACGGCACCTATCGCGAGACCATCTGGTACAAGACGCTCGGCCCCGGCTACATCGCCGACGCCCTGCGCTGGGCCCACCAGGCGGACCCGCACGCCAGGCTGTACCTCAACGACTACAACATCGAGGCGGTAGGCCCGAAGAGCGACGCCTACTACCAGCTGGCCCAGGACCTGAAGGCGCGGAAAGTCCCGCTCGACGGCATCGGCTTCCAGGCCCATCTGGCTCTCCAGTACGGCTATCCGACCACTCTGGAGGACAACCTCCGCCGTTTCTCCCGGCTCGGCCTCGACACCGCGCTGACCGAGGTCGACGTGCGGATGCTCCTGCCCGCGGACGACGCCAAGCTGGCCACGCAGGCCGCGTGGTACCGGGACCTGACCAAGGCGTGCCTCGCGGTACGGCGGTGCGTGGGCATCACGGTGTGGGACTACACCGACAAGTACTCGTGGATCCCGGCGGTCTTCCCCGGGGAGGGGGCCGCGCTCCCCTGGGACGAGCAACTGAGGCC
- a CDS encoding carbohydrate ABC transporter permease, with the protein MTSTFLPDKRSGPDIGLPPPAADFARGRARRRLVNWLTAVGFQVPALVLFIGLVLLPMLFALYVAFFRWGGFGMPSDYIGGDNFTRLLQDDVFLGDLWRCLVLVVLSLVLQLPFALAMAVALNQRLRGRAVYRLLFFAPYVLSEAITGVLFSMVFAPDDGLADHVLGSIGLGGLGGEWFADPSYVMATLFLVMMWKYFGFHMMLYLAGLQAIPAELTEAALIDGANAWQRFRNVTLPLLAPTLRVSVFLSVIGSIQLFDLVWVVTQGGPDHHSETMAVTMFQYGFKRYQVGYASAISVVMFGICLVFALAYQRFVLRRDLEGATTTMRGAGT; encoded by the coding sequence ATGACCTCCACGTTCCTTCCGGACAAACGGAGCGGCCCGGACATCGGACTCCCGCCCCCGGCCGCGGACTTCGCGCGGGGGCGGGCCCGGCGGCGCCTGGTGAACTGGCTGACCGCGGTCGGCTTCCAGGTGCCGGCGCTGGTCCTGTTCATCGGGCTGGTCCTGCTGCCGATGCTCTTCGCCCTGTACGTCGCCTTCTTCCGCTGGGGCGGCTTCGGCATGCCCTCCGACTACATCGGCGGCGACAACTTCACCCGGCTCCTCCAGGACGACGTCTTCCTGGGCGACCTGTGGCGCTGCCTGGTCCTGGTCGTCCTGTCGCTCGTGCTGCAGCTGCCGTTCGCCCTCGCCATGGCGGTGGCCCTCAACCAGCGGCTGCGCGGCCGGGCCGTGTACCGGCTGCTGTTCTTCGCGCCGTACGTCCTGTCCGAGGCCATCACCGGAGTCCTGTTCAGCATGGTATTCGCCCCGGACGACGGGCTCGCCGACCATGTGCTCGGCAGCATCGGCCTGGGCGGTCTGGGCGGGGAGTGGTTCGCCGATCCCTCCTACGTCATGGCGACGCTCTTCCTGGTCATGATGTGGAAGTACTTCGGCTTCCACATGATGCTCTACCTGGCCGGACTCCAGGCCATCCCGGCCGAGTTGACGGAAGCCGCGCTGATCGACGGCGCGAACGCCTGGCAGCGGTTCCGCAACGTCACCCTGCCGCTGCTCGCGCCCACCCTGCGCGTCAGCGTCTTCCTGTCGGTCATCGGGTCCATCCAGCTCTTCGACCTGGTGTGGGTGGTCACCCAGGGCGGCCCCGACCACCACTCCGAGACGATGGCCGTGACCATGTTCCAGTACGGCTTCAAGCGCTACCAGGTCGGCTACGCCAGCGCGATCAGCGTGGTCATGTTCGGTATCTGCCTCGTCTTCGCCCTCGCCTACCAGCGGTTCGTGCTCCGCCGCGACCTCGAAGGGGCCACCACGACGATGAGGGGGGCCGGCACGTGA